The following are encoded in a window of Aromatoleum petrolei genomic DNA:
- a CDS encoding beta-ketoacyl-ACP reductase, with product MTQKVALVTGAMGGLGTAICQALAKDGLKVVANCLPGFPQKDEWLAKQKELGFEFIPAEGDVSDYESCKAMVAKIEAEVGVIEVLVNNAGITRDKFFPKMEKGQWDAVINTNLNSLFNVTHHVSPKMAERGWGRIINISSVNGVKGQAGQTNYSTAKAGVLGFTKALAAELATKGVTVNAIAPGYIGTEMVMAIREDIRQGIIDTVPMKRLGKPEEIGALCSYLASELAGYVTGATININGGLHMC from the coding sequence ATGACTCAGAAAGTCGCACTCGTTACCGGCGCCATGGGCGGTTTGGGCACTGCGATCTGCCAGGCCCTCGCCAAGGATGGCCTGAAGGTTGTCGCCAACTGTCTGCCGGGTTTTCCGCAGAAGGACGAGTGGCTCGCCAAGCAGAAGGAACTCGGCTTCGAGTTCATCCCCGCCGAAGGTGACGTGTCCGATTACGAATCCTGCAAGGCAATGGTCGCCAAGATCGAAGCCGAAGTCGGCGTGATCGAGGTCCTGGTGAACAACGCGGGCATCACCCGCGACAAGTTCTTCCCCAAGATGGAGAAGGGCCAGTGGGATGCGGTGATCAATACCAACCTCAACAGCCTGTTCAACGTCACACATCACGTCTCGCCGAAGATGGCCGAGCGCGGCTGGGGGCGGATCATCAACATTTCCTCGGTCAATGGCGTCAAGGGTCAGGCAGGCCAGACCAACTACTCCACGGCCAAGGCCGGGGTGCTGGGCTTCACCAAGGCGCTCGCCGCCGAGCTGGCCACCAAGGGCGTGACCGTCAATGCGATCGCTCCGGGCTACATCGGCACTGAAATGGTCATGGCGATCCGCGAGGACATCCGCCAGGGCATCATCGATACCGTCCCGATGAAGCGTCTCGGCAAGCCGGAGGAAATCGGTGCGCTGTGCTCCTATCTCGCGTCCGAGCTGGCCGGCTATGTGACCGGCGCCACGATCAACATCAACGGCGGCCTGCACATGTGCTGA
- the phbB gene encoding acetoacetyl-CoA reductase — translation MARVALVTGGMGGLGEAVCIKLAALGYRVVTTHSPGNTKAAEWLQTMNNMGYGFKAYPCDVSDFDSCKACVETVTREVGPVDVLVNNAGITRDMTFKKMTKADWDAVISTNLDSVFNMTKQVMDGMVERKWGRVINVSSVNGQKGAFGQTNYSAAKAGMHGFTKALALEVARGGVTVNTISPGYIGTKMVTAIPQEILESKILPQIPVSRLGKPEEIAGLVAYLASEEAAFVTGANISINGGQHMF, via the coding sequence ATGGCAAGAGTCGCACTAGTGACCGGTGGCATGGGTGGCCTGGGCGAAGCGGTGTGCATCAAGCTCGCCGCACTGGGCTACAGGGTCGTGACGACACATTCCCCGGGCAACACCAAGGCCGCTGAATGGCTGCAGACCATGAACAACATGGGCTACGGCTTCAAGGCCTATCCCTGCGACGTCTCGGATTTCGATTCGTGCAAGGCCTGTGTCGAGACTGTCACCCGGGAAGTGGGGCCCGTGGATGTACTGGTGAATAACGCCGGGATCACCCGCGACATGACCTTCAAGAAGATGACCAAGGCCGACTGGGATGCCGTCATCTCCACCAACCTCGACAGCGTGTTCAACATGACCAAGCAGGTCATGGACGGCATGGTCGAGCGCAAGTGGGGACGCGTCATCAACGTATCGTCGGTCAATGGTCAGAAAGGTGCATTCGGCCAGACCAACTACTCCGCAGCGAAGGCGGGGATGCATGGCTTCACCAAGGCGCTGGCACTGGAAGTTGCGCGTGGCGGAGTGACCGTCAACACCATCTCGCCGGGATACATCGGCACCAAGATGGTGACGGCAATCCCGCAGGAAATCCTTGAATCCAAGATCCTGCCGCAGATTCCCGTGTCGCGTCTGGGCAAGCCCGAGGAAATTGCCGGCCTGGTGGCCTATCTCGCGTCTGAGGAGGCCGCGTTCGTGACCGGCGCCAACATCTCCATCAACGGCGGGCAGCACATGTTCTGA
- a CDS encoding FAD-binding oxidoreductase, whose protein sequence is MNDVVAALANAIGAQYVIDDPAAMAPYLTDWRGRYTGRAIAVVRPGSTQETADIVRICASANVPMVPQGGNTGLCGGATPLPDGGSVLVSMARMHRIRTVDAANNALVAEAGCTLAAVQQAAEGGDRLFPLSLASEGSCLVGGNISTNAGGVQVLRYGNMRDLVLGVEVVLPDGRVWNGLRSLRKDNTGYDLKQLFIGAEGTLGIVTAAALKLFPRPRARATAWVAVPDPRAAVDLLSLLRDRCGERATAFELVGRSALDLVLQHIPAMRAPLAGVHDWHVLVELADALDGEALDDMLERTIAAAIDSGLAVDAAVASSIAQAHALWALRENISEAQKIEGISIKHDISVPVSAIPDFLLQAQQALAAIWPDVRIVTFGHLGDGNLHYNLSKPGAVDNAEFVARTRDVNRIVHDLVGALNGSISAEHGIGQLKREENARYKSEVELDLMRAVKRALDPHGLMNPGKVI, encoded by the coding sequence ATGAACGACGTGGTTGCGGCGCTGGCGAACGCAATTGGTGCCCAGTACGTCATTGACGACCCCGCCGCGATGGCACCCTACCTCACCGACTGGCGCGGACGTTACACCGGCCGCGCAATTGCCGTCGTGCGGCCTGGAAGCACACAGGAAACCGCGGACATTGTGCGGATTTGTGCATCGGCGAACGTTCCCATGGTGCCCCAAGGCGGCAATACCGGGTTGTGCGGGGGTGCGACGCCGCTTCCCGACGGCGGTTCCGTCCTGGTCAGCATGGCGCGCATGCATCGCATCCGGACGGTCGACGCCGCCAACAACGCGCTTGTGGCAGAGGCGGGGTGCACGCTTGCGGCCGTGCAGCAGGCGGCCGAGGGTGGTGACAGGCTGTTCCCGCTCTCGCTCGCATCCGAGGGCAGCTGCCTTGTTGGCGGCAATATCTCCACGAATGCCGGTGGCGTCCAGGTGTTGCGCTACGGGAACATGCGCGACCTGGTGCTCGGTGTTGAAGTCGTGCTTCCGGACGGGCGTGTCTGGAACGGGCTGCGCTCGCTGCGCAAGGACAACACTGGCTACGACCTCAAGCAGCTCTTCATCGGCGCAGAGGGAACGCTTGGCATTGTCACCGCAGCGGCCCTCAAGCTTTTCCCCCGCCCGCGGGCAAGAGCGACGGCCTGGGTCGCCGTGCCCGATCCGCGAGCCGCAGTCGATCTCCTATCGCTGCTGCGCGATCGTTGTGGGGAGCGTGCTACGGCCTTCGAACTCGTCGGCCGCTCGGCGCTCGATCTCGTGCTGCAACATATTCCGGCCATGCGTGCTCCGCTCGCCGGCGTCCACGATTGGCATGTCCTCGTCGAGTTGGCGGACGCGCTCGATGGCGAGGCTCTGGATGACATGCTCGAGCGGACGATCGCCGCGGCGATCGACAGCGGCCTGGCAGTCGATGCTGCGGTCGCTTCAAGCATCGCGCAGGCCCATGCCTTGTGGGCTTTGCGCGAAAACATCTCCGAAGCGCAGAAGATCGAGGGAATCAGCATCAAGCACGACATTTCCGTACCTGTCAGCGCCATCCCCGATTTCCTGCTGCAAGCGCAGCAGGCGCTCGCGGCCATATGGCCCGACGTGCGTATCGTCACCTTCGGCCATCTCGGCGACGGAAACCTGCATTACAACCTTTCCAAGCCTGGCGCTGTCGACAACGCCGAGTTTGTGGCCCGGACGCGGGACGTCAATCGCATCGTCCATGATCTGGTCGGCGCGCTGAATGGATCGATCTCAGCCGAGCACGGCATCGGCCAATTGAAGCGGGAGGAGAATGCCCGCTACAAATCCGAGGTCGAGCTCGATCTGATGCGTGCGGTGAAGCGAGCCCTGGACCCGCATGGGCTGATGAATCCGGGGAAAGTCATCTGA
- the pgeF gene encoding peptidoglycan editing factor PgeF yields MSPDWFEPDWPAPERVRALVTTRHGGVSEGPWATMNLGSHVGDSPLAVARNRAILRAVVPSEPCWLDQVHGVDVCDASAAGGGAAPPRADASVARAAGAVCVVMTADCLPVLFCDDEGSVVAAAHAGWRGLASGILDATVARMKVAPARVIAWMGPAIGPDAFEVGGEVRERFVATDAGAADAFQPAEQSGKWYADLFELARRRLHAIGVDRVYGGDVCTFADPLRWFSYRRDGVTGRLASLVWLSE; encoded by the coding sequence CCCTCGTCACGACGCGGCACGGGGGTGTCAGCGAGGGGCCGTGGGCGACCATGAATCTCGGCAGCCACGTCGGTGATTCGCCGCTCGCTGTAGCCCGCAACCGGGCCATCCTGCGCGCGGTCGTGCCATCCGAGCCGTGCTGGCTGGATCAGGTGCACGGCGTTGATGTCTGCGACGCGTCAGCCGCGGGGGGGGGCGCCGCTCCGCCGCGCGCCGATGCGTCGGTCGCACGCGCGGCCGGTGCCGTATGCGTCGTGATGACTGCGGACTGTCTGCCGGTGCTGTTCTGCGACGACGAAGGTTCGGTCGTGGCCGCAGCCCATGCGGGGTGGCGGGGGCTTGCGTCGGGTATTCTCGATGCGACGGTCGCACGCATGAAGGTCGCTCCAGCGCGGGTCATTGCGTGGATGGGGCCTGCCATTGGGCCGGATGCTTTCGAGGTCGGTGGCGAGGTGCGTGAGCGCTTCGTCGCTACTGACGCTGGCGCCGCGGATGCGTTCCAGCCGGCGGAGCAGTCGGGCAAATGGTATGCAGACCTGTTCGAACTCGCACGCCGGCGCCTGCACGCGATCGGGGTCGATCGGGTTTACGGGGGCGACGTCTGCACTTTTGCCGATCCCCTGCGCTGGTTTTCCTACCGCCGCGACGGCGTTACGGGGCGCCTGGCCTCGCTCGTGTGGCTCTCCGAGTGA
- the rssA gene encoding patatin-like phospholipase RssA, whose protein sequence is MFEPTPQNTGKSGPVIGLALGSGAARGWAHLGVLRVLAREGIEPQIICGCSIGAFVGAAMASGDLGKLTQWAEALKWQDVVSLLDVSLRGGLIKGEKLIQFFERNFVDRDFSQLDRRFACVATELETGREIWLRDGSVAEAVRASIALPGLFTPIVRAGRLLVDGGLVNPVPVSLCRAMGADVVIAVDLGSDMIGKAWRAAPVEEVEETSEGWTERLFARLGLPTNGNGNGRGSQGGGAETSLPSLMTVLTSSINIMQVRIARSRLAGEPADVQISPRLAHIGTMDFHRAREAIAEGEAAVTGMLPALRYVLGQAAAGGGA, encoded by the coding sequence ATGTTCGAGCCGACTCCGCAGAACACTGGCAAGTCCGGCCCCGTCATCGGATTGGCGCTTGGCAGTGGTGCTGCACGCGGCTGGGCGCACCTCGGTGTGCTGCGCGTGCTTGCCCGCGAAGGGATCGAGCCGCAGATCATCTGCGGCTGCTCCATCGGTGCCTTCGTTGGCGCAGCGATGGCGTCTGGCGACCTCGGGAAGCTCACCCAGTGGGCAGAGGCGCTCAAGTGGCAGGACGTTGTCTCGCTGCTCGACGTGAGCCTGCGTGGCGGGCTCATCAAGGGCGAGAAGCTCATCCAGTTCTTCGAGCGCAATTTCGTCGACCGCGACTTCTCGCAGCTCGATCGCCGGTTTGCGTGTGTCGCAACCGAACTCGAAACCGGGCGCGAAATCTGGCTGCGCGACGGGAGTGTCGCGGAGGCCGTGCGTGCCTCGATCGCGCTCCCCGGTCTATTCACACCCATCGTGCGCGCCGGGCGCCTGCTCGTTGATGGCGGGCTCGTGAATCCGGTGCCGGTGTCCTTGTGCCGCGCGATGGGTGCCGATGTCGTGATCGCGGTAGACCTCGGCTCGGACATGATCGGCAAGGCTTGGCGGGCCGCTCCGGTGGAGGAGGTCGAGGAGACTTCCGAAGGCTGGACCGAGCGACTTTTCGCACGGCTCGGCCTGCCGACCAACGGGAATGGTAATGGACGCGGCTCCCAGGGGGGCGGCGCCGAAACGTCCCTGCCATCCCTGATGACCGTGCTCACCTCCAGCATCAACATCATGCAGGTGCGCATCGCGCGCAGCCGCCTTGCGGGCGAACCCGCCGATGTCCAGATTTCGCCGCGTCTCGCACACATCGGAACGATGGACTTCCATCGCGCACGCGAGGCGATCGCGGAGGGGGAAGCTGCAGTCACGGGCATGTTGCCGGCGCTGCGCTACGTGCTTGGACAAGCGGCCGCCGGAGGCGGGGCATGA
- the phaR gene encoding polyhydroxyalkanoate synthesis repressor PhaR — MAEQSRLIKKYPNRRLYDTRTSSYITLADVKELVLGREEFQVVDAKTGEDLTRSILLQIILEEEAGGAPMFTSDLLAHMIRFYGNATQGMMGKYLENNIKAFTEMQAKLQEQAQAIYGENSPISQDLWAQFLNFQGPALQSVMGTYVDQSKKMFSQMQEQIENQTRSIFTGFPFPNYAPAAKEEQAAPQAAKEAKPEAPAPKGSRSSQK; from the coding sequence ATGGCTGAGCAGTCGCGACTTATCAAGAAGTATCCCAATCGCCGTCTGTACGATACGAGGACCAGTTCCTACATCACGCTGGCCGATGTGAAGGAGCTCGTATTGGGGCGGGAGGAATTTCAGGTTGTCGATGCCAAGACCGGCGAAGACCTCACGCGCAGCATCCTTCTCCAGATCATCCTCGAGGAAGAGGCGGGCGGAGCCCCCATGTTCACCAGCGACCTGCTCGCGCACATGATCCGCTTCTACGGCAACGCCACGCAGGGGATGATGGGCAAGTACCTGGAGAACAACATCAAGGCCTTCACCGAGATGCAGGCGAAGCTGCAGGAGCAGGCGCAGGCGATCTACGGTGAAAACAGCCCGATCAGCCAGGATCTGTGGGCCCAGTTCCTCAACTTCCAGGGCCCCGCGCTGCAGAGCGTGATGGGCACGTACGTCGATCAGAGCAAGAAGATGTTCTCGCAAATGCAGGAGCAGATCGAAAACCAGACGCGCAGCATCTTCACCGGCTTCCCGTTCCCGAACTACGCTCCCGCCGCCAAGGAAGAGCAGGCCGCTCCGCAGGCCGCCAAGGAAGCGAAGCCCGAAGCGCCTGCCCCCAAGGGCAGTCGTTCGAGCCAGAAATAA
- the phaC gene encoding class I poly(R)-hydroxyalkanoic acid synthase has product MSESDNNQGNPAIEGMLQFGQAMAQNFFQAIARQHAVMQDSSGEVAPGVQLPETEAFARLQQDFAARHVALWSSMLQLKPGEKAASVIAPEPGDRRFTAPEWRESPVFDYIRQAYLLNASFLNRVSEELPMADGRAKSRLQFLTRQYVDALAPSNFAATNPEFIKTALDTEGESITRGIKNLIADLERGRVSMTDDEAFEVGRNIAVSPGAVIYQNELMQLVQYAPVTDKVAQVPLLIVPPCINKFYVLDLQPDNSLVRFAVEQGFTVFLVSWKNPKAPESTATWDDYLEKGPLKALEVVRTVTRVKKPNVLGFCVGGTILTSALGVARARGEDPVASLTLMTTLLDFADAGELGCLVDEASVTAREAAIGKAGLLPGQELANVFSALRANDLIWQYVVGNYLKGNKPQAFDLLYWNSDSTNLPGPFLTWYLRNMYLENNLRMPGKLKMLGAKVDLGKVDAPAYLLATREDHIVPWKGAYLSRGLLGGETTFVLGASGHIAGAINPASKNRRSYWVNASGAADPDEWLDGAVEQKGSWWLNWIEWLRPYGGKQVAARGRLGNAKYAPIEPAPGRYVKEKA; this is encoded by the coding sequence ATGTCCGAATCCGACAACAATCAGGGCAATCCCGCAATCGAGGGCATGCTGCAGTTCGGCCAGGCGATGGCCCAAAACTTCTTTCAGGCAATCGCGCGCCAGCATGCGGTCATGCAGGACAGCAGCGGAGAGGTTGCGCCGGGCGTCCAACTGCCTGAAACGGAAGCGTTCGCGCGCCTGCAGCAGGACTTTGCCGCGCGCCACGTTGCGCTGTGGTCGTCGATGCTGCAGCTGAAGCCAGGCGAGAAGGCTGCCTCCGTCATTGCTCCCGAGCCGGGAGACCGGCGGTTTACGGCGCCCGAATGGAGAGAGAGCCCCGTCTTCGACTACATTCGCCAAGCCTACTTGCTGAACGCGAGCTTCCTCAATCGGGTTTCCGAAGAGTTGCCGATGGCGGACGGTCGCGCCAAGTCGCGCCTTCAGTTTCTGACCCGGCAATACGTCGATGCGCTCGCACCGTCGAATTTCGCCGCCACGAATCCCGAATTCATCAAGACCGCCCTGGACACCGAAGGCGAAAGCATCACGCGCGGGATCAAGAACCTGATCGCCGATCTCGAGAGGGGCCGCGTGTCGATGACCGATGACGAGGCGTTCGAGGTCGGGCGCAACATCGCCGTGTCGCCGGGGGCGGTTATCTACCAGAACGAGCTGATGCAGCTCGTCCAGTACGCGCCGGTCACCGACAAGGTCGCCCAGGTGCCGCTGCTGATCGTACCGCCTTGCATCAACAAGTTCTACGTCCTCGATCTGCAACCGGACAACTCGCTGGTGCGGTTCGCTGTGGAGCAGGGCTTCACCGTCTTCCTCGTCTCGTGGAAGAATCCCAAGGCTCCGGAGTCCACCGCGACCTGGGATGATTACCTCGAGAAGGGCCCGCTCAAAGCGCTCGAAGTCGTGCGTACCGTCACGCGCGTGAAGAAACCAAACGTGCTCGGGTTCTGCGTTGGTGGCACGATATTGACGTCGGCTCTCGGCGTGGCGCGTGCGCGCGGCGAAGATCCTGTGGCGAGCCTCACGCTGATGACGACCTTGCTCGATTTCGCGGATGCGGGCGAGCTCGGCTGCCTGGTCGATGAGGCCAGTGTGACTGCCCGCGAGGCCGCAATCGGAAAAGCGGGGCTGTTGCCCGGGCAGGAACTCGCGAATGTGTTTTCCGCACTACGTGCCAACGACCTCATCTGGCAGTACGTCGTCGGCAACTACCTGAAGGGCAACAAACCGCAGGCATTCGACCTGCTGTACTGGAATTCCGACAGCACGAATCTGCCGGGACCGTTCCTGACGTGGTATTTGCGTAACATGTATCTGGAAAATAACCTGCGCATGCCGGGCAAGCTCAAAATGCTCGGTGCAAAGGTCGATCTCGGCAAGGTCGACGCGCCGGCATATCTGCTCGCTACGCGCGAGGATCATATCGTTCCGTGGAAGGGTGCCTATCTTTCGCGCGGACTGTTGGGCGGCGAGACGACCTTCGTGCTGGGCGCGAGCGGTCACATCGCCGGGGCGATCAATCCGGCGTCGAAGAACCGCCGCAGCTACTGGGTGAACGCCTCCGGCGCAGCCGACCCGGACGAATGGCTGGACGGTGCGGTCGAGCAGAAGGGCAGCTGGTGGTTGAACTGGATCGAATGGCTCAGGCCATACGGCGGCAAGCAGGTTGCGGCACGAGGCCGCCTCGGCAATGCGAAGTACGCACCGATCGAACCCGCGCCGGGGCGTTACGTGAAGGAAAAGGCCTGA
- the rimO gene encoding 30S ribosomal protein S12 methylthiotransferase RimO yields the protein MTQNKTPGIPRVGFVSLGCPKATVDSEHILTRLRGEGYEISGSYDDADLVVVNTCGFIDAAVEESLDAIGEALAENGKVIVTGCLGAKDDVVMAAHPQVLAVTGPHATDAVMKAVHQHLPKPHDPFTDLVPPQGIRLTPNHYAYLKISEGCNHRCTFCIIPSLRGDLVSRPIHEVMREAESLVDAGVKELLVISQDTSAYGVDTKYRTGFWNGRPIKTRLLDLAKALGELGVWIRMHYVYPYPSVDELIPLMAEGKILPYLDIPFQHASPRILKAMRRPANAENVLERIRSWRSICPDLTIRSTFITGFPGETDEDFELLLQFLEEAQLDRVGAFAYSPVEGAEANQLPGAVPDEVREERRMRLMEFQEDISTQRLERWIGREMTVVVDDIEEDGAIARSPGDAPEIDGLVIIPDGEGLEPGEFARVRITDCDVHDLYAEPIA from the coding sequence ATGACCCAGAACAAGACCCCAGGCATACCGCGAGTCGGTTTCGTCTCCCTCGGCTGTCCCAAGGCGACCGTCGACTCCGAACATATCCTCACGCGCCTGCGGGGCGAAGGTTACGAAATCTCAGGCAGTTATGACGATGCGGACCTCGTGGTCGTCAATACCTGCGGCTTCATCGACGCCGCCGTCGAGGAGTCACTCGATGCGATCGGCGAGGCGCTCGCCGAGAACGGCAAGGTCATCGTCACCGGTTGTCTCGGTGCCAAGGACGATGTCGTGATGGCGGCGCATCCGCAGGTTCTTGCCGTGACCGGTCCGCATGCGACCGATGCGGTCATGAAGGCGGTTCATCAACACCTGCCCAAGCCGCACGATCCCTTCACCGACCTCGTGCCGCCGCAGGGTATCCGCCTCACCCCGAACCACTACGCCTATCTCAAAATTTCCGAAGGCTGCAACCACCGTTGCACCTTCTGCATCATTCCGTCGCTGCGCGGCGATCTCGTGTCACGCCCGATCCATGAAGTGATGCGCGAGGCCGAATCGCTGGTGGATGCGGGGGTGAAGGAGCTCTTGGTCATATCCCAAGATACCAGCGCATACGGAGTCGACACCAAGTACCGGACCGGCTTCTGGAATGGGCGGCCCATCAAGACTCGCCTGCTCGATCTCGCGAAGGCGCTGGGCGAACTTGGCGTGTGGATCCGCATGCACTATGTCTACCCCTACCCGAGCGTGGACGAGCTCATCCCGCTGATGGCTGAAGGCAAGATCCTTCCCTATCTGGACATCCCGTTCCAGCACGCCAGCCCGCGCATCCTCAAGGCCATGCGGCGCCCCGCGAATGCCGAGAACGTGCTCGAGCGGATTCGTTCCTGGCGCAGCATTTGCCCGGATCTCACGATCCGCTCGACCTTCATCACCGGATTTCCCGGAGAGACCGACGAGGACTTCGAGCTGTTGCTGCAGTTTCTCGAGGAGGCGCAGCTCGACCGCGTCGGTGCGTTCGCGTATTCCCCGGTCGAAGGTGCCGAGGCAAACCAGCTGCCTGGCGCAGTGCCCGACGAGGTTCGCGAGGAGCGGCGCATGCGCCTGATGGAGTTCCAGGAAGACATCTCCACCCAGCGGCTCGAGCGCTGGATCGGCCGCGAGATGACCGTCGTGGTCGACGACATCGAGGAAGATGGTGCGATTGCGCGTTCTCCCGGCGACGCACCCGAGATCGACGGACTGGTCATCATTCCCGATGGCGAGGGCCTGGAGCCTGGCGAGTTCGCCCGGGTACGCATCACCGACTGCGACGTGCACGACCTGTACGCCGAGCCGATCGCCTGA